From Rhodococcus sp. B7740, one genomic window encodes:
- a CDS encoding glycosyltransferase, with protein MRILHVVTLISEDGAYGGPARVALNQADALADLGHEVTVAAAGNGPPPTAGAVDIRLFRPRTVIPHSGFAGLAAPGMLRWLAEHARTFDVAHVHLARDLVTLPAAGLCRLRGVPSVVQTHGMIDASDKLLARPLDAVATRSVLRRSAAVFYLTERERADLVEVAGTGMNLVNVINGVPALPEKMPNTDPEVLFLARLHPRKRPDLFVDMADILVRENDSVTCAMVGPDAGMAHSIAQRTGPRIRWEGPCAPEKTAERMRAATIYVLPSVDEPYPMSVLEAMAVGLPVVVTDSCGLAPDITRIGCGIAVPGGELQPLVDAVRSLLGDANLRAEMGRRGRVAARTEFGTDAVAKMLDEQYRQAVQHVSR; from the coding sequence ATGCGCATCCTGCATGTGGTGACGCTGATATCCGAGGACGGTGCCTACGGTGGGCCCGCACGGGTTGCGCTCAACCAGGCCGACGCGCTCGCCGATCTGGGCCACGAGGTGACCGTCGCCGCGGCAGGCAACGGACCTCCGCCCACCGCAGGTGCCGTCGACATCCGGTTGTTCCGACCGCGAACGGTGATTCCGCACAGTGGATTTGCAGGCCTCGCCGCTCCCGGCATGCTGCGGTGGTTGGCCGAGCACGCGAGGACGTTCGACGTCGCCCACGTCCACCTGGCCCGTGATCTGGTGACACTCCCCGCTGCCGGTCTGTGTCGACTGCGCGGCGTCCCGTCGGTGGTGCAAACCCACGGAATGATCGATGCGAGCGACAAACTGCTCGCCCGTCCGCTCGATGCTGTGGCCACACGATCCGTCCTGCGCCGATCGGCCGCAGTCTTCTACCTCACCGAGCGAGAACGAGCCGATTTGGTCGAGGTGGCGGGCACGGGGATGAACCTGGTGAATGTGATCAACGGCGTTCCCGCGTTGCCGGAGAAGATGCCGAACACCGATCCGGAAGTGTTGTTTCTGGCGCGCCTCCATCCGCGGAAGCGGCCGGACCTCTTCGTGGATATGGCCGACATCCTGGTCCGCGAGAACGATTCGGTGACCTGTGCGATGGTCGGCCCGGACGCGGGAATGGCACACTCCATCGCGCAGCGGACCGGCCCCCGGATTCGATGGGAGGGGCCGTGCGCCCCCGAGAAGACGGCCGAACGCATGCGAGCGGCCACGATCTATGTGCTGCCCTCCGTCGACGAGCCCTATCCGATGTCGGTGCTCGAGGCCATGGCGGTCGGGCTGCCGGTCGTGGTCACCGACAGCTGCGGTCTCGCACCGGACATCACCCGCATCGGGTGCGGAATCGCGGTTCCAGGCGGTGAGCTGCAGCCGCTCGTCGACGCTGTGAGATCGCTTCTGGGCGATGCGAACCTACGCGCCGAGATGGGCAGGCGAGGCCGGGTGGCGGCGCGCACCGAGTTCGGTACCGACGCCGTCGCAAAGATGCTCGACGAGCAATATCGACAGGCGGTGCAGCATGTCTCGCGGTAG
- a CDS encoding DapH/DapD/GlmU-related protein, producing MGRSLAGFTGAGYDKGRPFHIQVLWMLASSLLVSPWWCPNSIRLQVLRMFGARIGDGVSIRHRVRIHWPWKLTVGDHSWIGEDAWILNLEPVTIGTNTCISQAVLLCTGSHDRRSATFEFDNAPIVVGDRAWIAARATVLRGVNIGDDATIGATALVTADVAEGATVLAPAARRRE from the coding sequence ATCGGCCGATCGCTCGCCGGCTTCACCGGAGCGGGATACGACAAAGGCAGACCGTTCCACATCCAGGTGCTGTGGATGCTCGCGTCGAGCCTGCTGGTCTCGCCGTGGTGGTGTCCCAATTCGATTCGGCTGCAGGTACTCCGGATGTTCGGTGCACGGATCGGCGACGGAGTGTCGATCAGGCACCGCGTCCGCATCCACTGGCCGTGGAAGCTCACCGTCGGCGATCACTCGTGGATCGGTGAGGACGCCTGGATTCTCAACCTGGAACCGGTGACGATTGGAACGAACACCTGTATTTCCCAGGCCGTGCTGCTGTGCACCGGCAGCCACGACCGGCGCTCGGCGACATTCGAGTTCGACAACGCACCCATCGTGGTGGGCGACCGAGCGTGGATTGCGGCGCGGGCGACCGTTCTGCGCGGGGTCAACATCGGTGACGACGCGACGATCGGAGCAACGGCACTGGTGACCGCCGATGTAGCCGAGGGCGCGACGGTGTTGGCACCCGCCGCCCGCCGTCGGGAGTGA
- a CDS encoding glycosyltransferase family 2 protein, which produces MNSHATVSVVIPTIGRPSLAGAVDSALAQSIDVFEIVVVADTTEPLALPDDDRIRVVRTGPGSGGANARQCGIQHATGDIIALLDDDDLWHPYKLERQLAEVSGADSGRWVVTCKCAVREPGHREKIWPRTLIGEHQSVADYLFTLRRFTLGDAMLQSSTLCFPRELAFQVPLNYAPESIHDEPGWLMELQRTVPDLIIKHVPECFSIYNVSENSVSRQSADVSEKYIEWGREHLRGATARVRGDYFLFSAVTAAASAQSLGGIRKSVASGFSEGRPGLPAMVYAAAKFGRTAIRQVRAHAH; this is translated from the coding sequence ATGAACTCTCACGCGACCGTCAGCGTGGTCATCCCGACGATCGGCAGACCGAGCCTCGCCGGTGCCGTCGACAGCGCCCTGGCCCAATCGATCGATGTGTTCGAGATTGTCGTGGTGGCCGATACGACCGAACCCTTGGCTCTCCCCGACGACGACAGAATTCGCGTCGTGCGAACCGGGCCGGGATCCGGCGGAGCCAATGCGCGTCAATGCGGAATCCAACACGCGACGGGCGACATCATCGCCCTGCTCGACGACGACGATCTGTGGCACCCGTACAAGCTCGAACGCCAGCTGGCCGAGGTGTCCGGTGCAGACAGTGGACGATGGGTGGTCACCTGCAAGTGCGCGGTACGAGAGCCAGGACATCGCGAGAAGATATGGCCCAGAACGCTGATCGGTGAGCATCAGTCCGTCGCCGACTACCTGTTCACCCTCCGGCGTTTCACCCTCGGCGACGCGATGTTGCAGAGCAGCACGCTGTGCTTCCCGCGAGAGCTCGCATTTCAGGTTCCGCTCAATTACGCGCCGGAGTCCATCCACGACGAACCGGGCTGGCTGATGGAACTCCAACGCACGGTGCCGGACTTGATCATCAAGCATGTGCCCGAATGCTTCTCGATCTACAACGTCAGCGAGAACTCCGTGTCTCGACAGTCGGCGGACGTGTCCGAGAAGTACATCGAATGGGGTCGTGAGCACCTTCGCGGCGCGACCGCGCGTGTTCGAGGCGACTACTTCCTGTTCAGCGCCGTCACCGCGGCGGCGTCGGCACAATCGCTCGGCGGAATCCGCAAATCGGTGGCCAGCGGCTTCTCCGAAGGCAGGCCCGGACTGCCCGCGATGGTCTACGCCGCGGCGAAGTTCGGCAGAACTGCAATCCGGCAAGTGAGGGCCCATGCCCACTGA
- a CDS encoding serine acetyltransferase — MPPYTAKKSFLIRLARIWARPLWWGVLTSGNEDLVRADVARWIECIGNDALVPLDEYSRFAYLAGALHEFRNVVHFRLRQSPLAVRIALKKIYRPDRTILLESDSIGPGIFLHHGNGIMVSATSIGRNFWVNQHASVGYSPKGRPTIGDDVMVAAGAVVTGPIVLGDGVTIGANAVVVKDVPPGTVMAAPLAQPLRKRT, encoded by the coding sequence ATGCCGCCGTACACCGCGAAGAAATCCTTTTTGATTCGCTTGGCTCGAATCTGGGCGCGGCCGCTGTGGTGGGGTGTGCTCACATCGGGAAACGAAGACCTCGTGCGAGCAGACGTCGCGAGGTGGATCGAATGCATCGGCAACGATGCTCTGGTCCCCTTGGACGAATACTCGCGGTTCGCCTACCTCGCGGGTGCACTGCACGAATTTCGGAACGTCGTCCACTTCAGACTGCGGCAGAGCCCCCTGGCTGTGCGGATCGCTCTGAAGAAGATCTACCGACCGGACCGGACGATCCTCCTCGAGTCGGATTCCATCGGCCCCGGGATCTTCCTGCACCACGGCAACGGAATCATGGTCTCGGCAACCTCGATCGGCCGAAATTTCTGGGTCAACCAGCACGCGTCCGTCGGCTACTCACCGAAGGGGCGACCCACCATCGGAGACGACGTCATGGTGGCGGCCGGAGCCGTCGTCACCGGCCCGATCGTGCTCGGAGACGGTGTCACGATCGGGGCCAATGCGGTTGTGGTGAAGGATGTTCCGCCGGGCACCGTCATGGCTGCGCCGCTGGCGCAGCCGCTCAGGAAACGCACGTGA
- a CDS encoding cellulase family glycosylhydrolase, with protein MHVASNVASIGMPGSDARRDIDSVADAGFEGIRLLVRWSDIESVEGILDWSWVDREMAWAAERNLAVLGVLTWAPTWAVPADYALVTHPAPASAERFAQFVSAAASRYRDQVGAWEIWNEPNVAASYGPSANPVQYCDVLSASSAAIRDAAPGALVITGPTSPAVDSSADLSPATFVEALYRCAGAETFDAVAMHPYSSPQLLSEPTEPWSSAHEIAKVRAVMESHGDAGKRIWFTEFGSPTTNSGVDEQRQADILVDGITTLTQLPYAGPVFVFDFRDSMTGSAVPDYNYGLVRSDYTPKPALDAVRAFVG; from the coding sequence GTGCACGTCGCCAGCAATGTCGCCAGCATCGGGATGCCCGGTTCCGACGCCCGACGCGATATCGACTCCGTCGCCGATGCCGGCTTCGAGGGAATCAGGTTGCTGGTCAGGTGGTCCGACATCGAAAGCGTCGAGGGAATCCTCGATTGGAGCTGGGTGGACAGGGAAATGGCGTGGGCCGCCGAGCGCAATCTCGCAGTGCTCGGAGTACTCACCTGGGCTCCCACGTGGGCGGTGCCGGCCGACTACGCACTCGTCACACATCCCGCGCCTGCCTCTGCCGAACGGTTCGCCCAATTCGTCTCTGCCGCAGCGTCTCGCTATCGCGACCAGGTCGGTGCCTGGGAGATCTGGAACGAGCCGAACGTCGCAGCCAGCTACGGTCCGAGCGCGAATCCCGTCCAATACTGCGATGTTCTGTCGGCGAGCTCCGCGGCAATTCGCGACGCCGCGCCCGGCGCACTGGTGATCACCGGACCCACCTCTCCCGCAGTCGATTCCAGCGCCGATCTGTCGCCCGCGACATTCGTCGAGGCCCTGTACCGGTGCGCAGGAGCCGAGACGTTCGATGCCGTGGCGATGCATCCCTACAGCAGCCCGCAGCTGTTGAGCGAACCCACCGAACCGTGGTCCTCGGCCCACGAGATCGCGAAGGTCCGCGCCGTCATGGAGAGCCACGGAGACGCCGGCAAGCGAATCTGGTTCACCGAGTTCGGTTCACCCACAACGAATTCGGGCGTCGACGAGCAACGGCAGGCCGACATTCTGGTCGACGGCATCACCACGCTGACACAGCTACCGTATGCGGGTCCGGTGTTCGTCTTCGACTTCCGTGACTCGATGACGGGCAGCGCTGTGCCCGACTACAACTACGGTCTGGTGCGATCGGACTACACCCCCAAACCTGCACTCGACGCGGTTCGAGCCTTCGTGGGATGA
- a CDS encoding lipopolysaccharide biosynthesis protein, with protein sequence MDDDDDGVPGTGLDTVERRAVVLSTLFRIIGTPVVAVAGLVSAGLVIRATGPSAYGVVALVATVGLLLPFADLGIGAVVTSATARSRDPINDAYALAVIRRAYRILARVSIVVAGLAVAVMMFDGWGALIGTTTGPEDRLVITIAVALFGVTIPAGLGLRILIGVDRAQLIVVVMVSNSLFALLVTVGMYAGGVRGIWYVLPPLIGALLGNLMGTILALRVSGLGMSVFRRAALPIPTKGLLEGSLWLFVVSVGIPFGLQVQRIVLSHLSTPLELSRYALMAQLYGLCWSVFSTAALAFWPIFVKRRSAAEQTVSLWLMSTLGFGLVALVAAVPLVLLSPWLADVLSGNTIDIPSVLAGAFAVLLVAQCLHLPSGMLLTKPTEARWQAGCLAAMAAVTTAAAIAVAPTTGAAGVVLVTAGAVVLCQFIPDMAWVPRLVRQRGADPSTPPARIELSTAARIP encoded by the coding sequence ATGGACGACGATGACGACGGCGTCCCCGGTACGGGGCTCGACACCGTCGAACGCAGAGCCGTCGTTCTCAGTACCCTGTTCCGCATCATCGGGACGCCCGTCGTGGCCGTCGCCGGGCTCGTCAGTGCGGGACTCGTCATCCGCGCCACCGGACCGTCGGCGTACGGCGTCGTCGCGCTCGTTGCCACCGTGGGGCTTCTGCTGCCTTTCGCCGATCTCGGCATCGGAGCCGTGGTGACGAGTGCGACCGCACGATCACGGGACCCCATCAACGACGCATACGCGCTCGCGGTGATCCGCCGCGCGTACCGAATTCTGGCTCGTGTGAGCATCGTCGTGGCCGGGCTGGCCGTCGCGGTGATGATGTTCGACGGCTGGGGCGCACTCATCGGAACCACCACCGGCCCCGAGGACAGGCTCGTCATCACGATCGCCGTGGCCCTGTTCGGTGTGACGATTCCGGCGGGACTGGGACTGCGCATCCTGATCGGAGTGGACCGCGCACAACTGATCGTCGTTGTGATGGTGAGCAATTCGCTGTTCGCACTGCTGGTCACCGTCGGAATGTATGCCGGTGGCGTCCGCGGGATCTGGTACGTCCTGCCGCCACTCATCGGTGCCCTGCTCGGAAACCTCATGGGAACGATTCTGGCGCTGAGAGTTTCGGGTCTCGGGATGTCGGTGTTCCGGAGAGCGGCGCTGCCGATACCGACCAAGGGGCTGCTCGAGGGGTCGCTGTGGCTGTTCGTCGTCAGCGTCGGAATACCTTTCGGCCTCCAAGTCCAGCGAATCGTGCTCTCGCATCTGTCCACTCCGCTCGAGCTGAGCCGATACGCGTTGATGGCACAGTTGTACGGTCTGTGCTGGTCGGTGTTCTCCACCGCGGCGCTGGCCTTCTGGCCGATATTCGTCAAACGCCGATCGGCAGCCGAGCAGACCGTCAGCCTCTGGTTGATGTCGACGCTGGGCTTCGGTCTGGTCGCGCTGGTCGCGGCCGTCCCGCTGGTGCTCCTGAGTCCGTGGCTTGCGGATGTGCTCTCGGGCAACACCATCGACATCCCGTCGGTACTCGCCGGAGCGTTCGCGGTTCTGCTCGTCGCCCAATGTCTCCATCTGCCGTCGGGGATGCTGCTGACCAAGCCGACCGAGGCGCGGTGGCAGGCGGGGTGCCTCGCCGCCATGGCGGCGGTCACCACCGCCGCGGCGATTGCGGTGGCTCCGACCACCGGGGCCGCGGGGGTCGTGCTCGTCACTGCGGGGGCGGTGGTGTTGTGCCAGTTCATCCCGGACATGGCGTGGGTTCCGCGGTTGGTACGGCAGCGCGGTGCCGACCCATCCACCCCACCTGCGCGCATCGAACTCAGCACCGCAGCGAGGATCCCATGA
- a CDS encoding glycosyltransferase family 4 protein: MRITLIGLNYKPEVTGIAPYTADVAEGLSQRGYDVHVVTGFPHYPQWAPDPRYAGPTIEEMVDGVHVTRHRHYVPGSMTVSQRAHLELSFGTRVARSRIPSSNVVVCVSPALVSTGLVMARLKAQPFRPALGVWVQDLYSRGVIETGTMHGSSAGATTNLESGILRAADGVAVIHRRFAEHAHTALRVPESKLTVIPNWTHMPHQASMSRDHARDLLGWSRDAVIALHAGNMGLKQGLENVVEAARESDRRGGPVQFVLMGDGNQRQILEELGTGISSLRFVRSLPEKEFRAALDAADVLLVNERPEVSEMAVPSKLTAYFGSGSPVLAATAAGSVTDQEVRSAGAGVRVDPANPAALLEGVIELATDPDRSAQLVESGNRYLRQHMSRDVALDRFEEWVHTLASAHPTKARTASSAGLGV; this comes from the coding sequence ATGCGGATCACTCTGATCGGACTCAACTACAAACCCGAAGTCACCGGGATCGCGCCCTACACCGCCGATGTTGCGGAGGGCCTGTCGCAGCGTGGGTACGACGTCCACGTCGTCACCGGCTTCCCGCACTACCCGCAATGGGCTCCTGATCCGCGTTACGCAGGCCCGACCATCGAGGAGATGGTGGACGGTGTGCACGTCACCCGGCACCGCCACTACGTTCCGGGCAGCATGACCGTCTCCCAACGCGCGCACCTGGAACTGTCCTTCGGTACCAGGGTGGCGCGCAGCCGGATCCCGTCCTCGAACGTGGTGGTGTGCGTATCGCCTGCGCTGGTGTCCACCGGCCTGGTGATGGCTCGCCTCAAAGCGCAACCCTTCCGGCCCGCGCTGGGGGTGTGGGTGCAAGATCTCTACAGTCGCGGAGTCATCGAGACGGGCACGATGCACGGGTCGAGTGCCGGTGCGACAACGAATCTCGAATCCGGCATTCTGCGTGCGGCCGACGGAGTCGCGGTGATCCACCGTCGTTTCGCCGAGCATGCCCACACCGCACTACGGGTACCGGAGAGCAAGCTCACCGTCATCCCGAACTGGACGCACATGCCGCATCAGGCATCGATGAGCCGCGACCACGCGCGTGACCTGCTGGGGTGGTCACGAGATGCGGTGATCGCACTGCATGCCGGCAACATGGGCCTCAAGCAGGGACTGGAGAACGTGGTCGAGGCCGCGCGAGAGTCGGACCGGCGTGGTGGCCCGGTGCAGTTCGTCCTGATGGGCGACGGCAATCAGCGGCAGATACTCGAGGAACTGGGTACCGGCATCTCCAGCCTGAGATTCGTACGATCCCTGCCGGAGAAAGAATTCAGAGCTGCCCTCGACGCAGCGGACGTGCTGCTCGTCAACGAGCGGCCCGAGGTGTCCGAAATGGCTGTCCCCAGCAAGCTCACGGCCTACTTCGGCAGCGGCAGCCCCGTCCTCGCCGCCACTGCAGCGGGCAGTGTCACCGACCAGGAGGTGCGATCGGCCGGTGCAGGCGTGCGGGTGGACCCCGCGAACCCGGCAGCGTTACTGGAGGGAGTGATCGAACTGGCCACGGACCCCGACAGATCGGCGCAGTTGGTCGAGTCCGGTAATCGGTATCTGCGACAACACATGTCTCGGGACGTCGCCCTGGACAGGTTCGAGGAATGGGTACACACGCTGGCGAGCGCTCATCCCACGAAGGCTCGAACCGCGTCGAGTGCAGGTTTGGGGGTGTAG
- a CDS encoding acyltransferase: MIDVSKFLPLLRSLNRIDQNAYMSVVVRLLERSGVAIEGRPLWISSSVFLDNSGPGSITFGDRCVVSDAVKILTHDFSLDRVAEARGELPPDEELYRRAPVSIGARAFVGLGTVIMPGVVVGDDAIIGAGSVVTQSIAPRDVVAGNPARRICTTDELWDKRRSEFEVRKRRR, translated from the coding sequence ATGATCGACGTCTCGAAGTTCCTGCCACTGTTGCGCAGCCTCAACAGGATCGACCAGAACGCCTACATGAGCGTGGTGGTGAGATTGCTCGAGCGTTCGGGCGTGGCGATCGAGGGCAGGCCGCTGTGGATCTCGTCCTCGGTGTTCCTCGACAACTCCGGCCCCGGGTCGATCACCTTCGGCGACCGCTGCGTCGTCTCGGATGCCGTCAAGATACTCACCCACGACTTCTCCCTCGACAGAGTGGCCGAAGCGCGCGGAGAACTTCCCCCCGACGAAGAGTTGTACCGCCGTGCCCCGGTATCGATCGGCGCACGAGCATTCGTCGGGTTGGGAACGGTCATCATGCCCGGTGTCGTGGTCGGCGATGACGCGATCATCGGAGCCGGGTCCGTGGTGACGCAGTCGATCGCACCGCGAGATGTGGTGGCAGGCAATCCTGCTCGCCGGATCTGTACGACCGACGAGCTGTGGGACAAGAGGCGGTCGGAATTCGAAGTACGGAAACGGAGACGCTGA
- a CDS encoding SGNH/GDSL hydrolase family protein, whose translation MSRGRAALLILVVIVVVAGVVVVGLRYDATRTEPGSSDVSAAPFVPSSNGGPTAVFIGDSYVSGAGASDLGHRWTSIVAADKLWTEQNIGIGSTGYALAAPDCGAERCGSFQEMAGYAVTLKPPIVVVAGGTNDFTEFVRDPTETVNAIYDTMGTLRTGLPTARIIAVGPSSAGEVPPFVTAYEGVVRDAVNAVGGEFVSLTDPDVIDEDMLDPDGVHVDDRGHAAIADAVEQALK comes from the coding sequence ATGTCTCGCGGTAGAGCGGCGCTGCTGATCCTGGTGGTGATCGTCGTCGTGGCCGGCGTCGTGGTCGTCGGCCTGCGGTACGACGCGACGCGGACCGAGCCCGGATCGTCCGACGTCTCCGCCGCGCCGTTCGTTCCGTCGTCCAACGGGGGACCGACCGCCGTCTTCATCGGAGACTCGTACGTATCCGGCGCGGGTGCAAGCGATCTCGGCCATCGATGGACATCGATCGTCGCGGCCGACAAGCTGTGGACCGAGCAGAACATCGGAATCGGTTCCACCGGATACGCACTCGCGGCACCGGACTGTGGAGCCGAGCGATGCGGCAGCTTCCAGGAGATGGCCGGATATGCCGTGACCTTGAAGCCGCCGATCGTCGTGGTGGCCGGCGGCACCAACGACTTCACCGAGTTCGTTCGCGACCCGACCGAGACCGTCAACGCGATCTACGACACCATGGGCACACTTCGTACCGGGCTCCCCACCGCACGCATCATCGCCGTCGGACCTTCTTCGGCGGGCGAGGTTCCGCCGTTCGTCACCGCCTACGAGGGCGTGGTGCGCGACGCGGTGAACGCAGTCGGCGGAGAGTTCGTGTCACTGACCGACCCGGACGTCATCGACGAGGACATGCTCGATCCCGACGGAGTGCACGTCGACGACCGGGGACACGCTGCCATCGCCGACGCCGTCGAACAGGCCCTGAAGTAG
- a CDS encoding acyltransferase: MTLHRKILLGELGQVFRDVVLNRLVASGAVPRKIRTTLLRRSGHDIHPSALMNAGVFLGSWRGLTMGERVFVNYRCFFDLGSTVTIGRDTRIGYESMFVTCGHEIGGESDRAGRPVDSPITVGTGCWIGARVTVLPGVRIGDGCVIASGSVVAADCEPNGFYAGVPAVRKRCLPTDLSTDEL; this comes from the coding sequence ATGACGTTGCACCGGAAGATCCTTCTCGGGGAGCTAGGCCAAGTATTCCGGGACGTCGTCCTCAACCGGCTCGTCGCGAGTGGTGCAGTTCCCCGGAAGATCCGAACCACGTTGCTACGCAGAAGCGGCCACGACATCCACCCCTCCGCGCTGATGAACGCCGGGGTGTTTCTCGGTTCGTGGCGAGGGTTGACGATGGGTGAGCGTGTATTCGTGAACTATCGCTGCTTCTTCGATCTCGGGTCGACCGTGACCATCGGCAGGGACACACGAATCGGATACGAGTCGATGTTCGTCACGTGTGGGCACGAGATCGGTGGTGAGTCCGATCGCGCAGGTAGGCCGGTCGATTCGCCGATCACCGTCGGCACCGGCTGCTGGATCGGTGCACGGGTGACGGTCCTGCCCGGTGTCCGCATCGGCGACGGGTGCGTCATCGCATCGGGCAGCGTGGTTGCGGCGGATTGCGAACCGAACGGTTTTTATGCGGGAGTCCCGGCGGTTCGTAAGCGCTGCCTACCAACCGATTTGAGTACCGACGAACTCTGA
- a CDS encoding glycosyltransferase: MPTDATLSVVTISYRDLAGLTRTLASVAEQTYAPLEHIVIDGGSGPSVEQLLERANPSYWQSEPDAGRYDAMNQGIDRATGDVVWLMHSGDCFAARDSAAIGMAALSAAGTVRDRWGYGRVRIVGDPLREGLEWGYSPFEMRPFALGIRPIPHQAALFGMDLVRDLGHYDVGFGLAADHLYMLEAAQREQPVVIDAVLCDFDAGGAGSVRPQREHFADIRRSLNVTGYHPWGRRGLTTVASRIVEYTARSKHTARTVLSRRTHGGDR; encoded by the coding sequence ATGCCCACTGACGCCACCCTGAGCGTGGTCACCATCAGCTACCGCGACCTGGCCGGGCTTACCCGCACGCTGGCGAGCGTCGCCGAACAGACGTACGCGCCGCTCGAGCACATCGTCATCGACGGCGGTTCGGGCCCCTCCGTCGAGCAACTGCTCGAACGTGCGAACCCGTCGTACTGGCAGTCCGAGCCCGACGCCGGACGCTACGACGCGATGAATCAGGGCATCGACCGCGCCACCGGAGATGTGGTGTGGCTGATGCATTCCGGCGACTGCTTCGCAGCCCGGGACTCCGCCGCGATCGGCATGGCGGCGCTGAGTGCGGCTGGAACCGTGCGAGACCGATGGGGTTACGGCCGAGTCCGCATCGTCGGCGACCCGCTCCGCGAAGGTCTCGAATGGGGCTACAGCCCCTTCGAGATGCGACCGTTCGCCCTCGGTATTCGGCCGATTCCGCACCAGGCCGCCCTGTTCGGGATGGACCTCGTGCGAGACCTGGGGCACTACGACGTCGGCTTCGGCCTCGCAGCCGATCACCTGTACATGCTGGAGGCTGCGCAGCGCGAACAGCCCGTCGTCATCGACGCTGTTCTGTGCGACTTCGATGCCGGAGGTGCCGGCAGCGTTCGCCCACAGCGCGAACACTTCGCCGACATTCGACGATCCTTGAACGTCACCGGCTATCACCCGTGGGGACGCCGAGGCCTGACCACCGTGGCATCCCGCATCGTCGAATACACCGCGCGATCCAAACACACTGCGCGCACGGTCCTCTCGCGTCGAACGCACGGGGGTGATCGATGA